The genomic stretch ATATTCCTATCCTACTTCCAAAACCTTATTTCTTTCCAAAACAGTCAAATTAGGAATAGGTAAAGGTTTTCCGTCTGCTTGATACTCTTCTATTAAAATTTCTAACACTTCTTNCGTAATATTAACAGT from Planktothrix serta PCC 8927 encodes the following:
- a CDS encoding Ig-like domain-containing protein; amino-acid sequence: MVFTPNPGYIGPASFEYTVNDGNGGISTATVNITXEVLEILIEEYQADGKPLPIPNLTVLERNKVLEVG